The DNA region ATCTATCTCCAACGTTACGGTTTTAATACCGGCAACATCTCCTTCTTGGTAGTTAAGTTCTTTTACCTTGTATTTATTCTTTTCGGCCCACATCATATACATTCGCATAAGCATGGACGCCCAATCACAACTTTCGGTTCCACCGGCACCAGCTGTAATTTGTAAAACGGCAGGCAATTCATCTCCTTCTTCGGAAAGCATATTTTTAAACTCTAACTTCTCTAACTGATCAATTGTTTTTTCATATTGAGCGGTTACTTCTGTTTCGTTTACCTCACCTTCTTGTAAGAACTCCATTAAAATCTCCAAGTCGTCCACACGTGTTTTGGCGGCATTATAATCATCCACCCACTGTTTTTTAGACTGTATGAATTTCATATGAGCCTGGGCTTCCTGAGGGTTGTCCCAGAAATCAGGAGCTAAGGTTTTCTCCTGTTCGTTCTCTATTTCAATAAGTTTCGCATCAACGTCAAAGATACCTCCTTAACGCACCAAGGCGATCTTGAAGACCTTTAAATAGGTCTGTAGTAATTGTCATTCTATTCTATTTTCAGACAAAAATACTACTCTTTTTTATCTATTCTGTAGTAAATAGTTGAATGTTTATATAGAAGTATAGGTTATTTTTATATTCCTATTGTTGGTCCTGGCTACTTACCTGTACCGAATGGGCGGTTTCATTTTTGCCCGCGGTATACACCACTCCTTTTAATGGGGAACAATCACTATAGTCTTTTCCATGAGCAACTTTAATGTGGTTTGTGCCCGCTAAAATATCATTTGTAGGGTCTAATCCTATCCAGCCTACAAAAGGCACATAGGCTTCGGCCCATGCATGCATTTGTGAATCGCCAAAGTAACCGTTTCCTTGATGTAAATAACCGGAAACATATCTGGCAGGAATACTGTTGGCCCTAGCTAAAGCACAAAACAAGTGGGTGAAATCCTGACATACCCCTTGCCGAATTTTCAATAGTTCGGATAATGTGGTGTGAACATCCGTAGCTTCCGCATTAAATTGAATAAAATTATAGGTGTACTTGTTTAAGGCAAGAAGGTTGTCGAAAACCGATTTTTCTTTGTCAAATTCAAACAGCTTCGTTTTTTCTTCAGGAATTAAAGTGTAGTGTGTTTTTTTTAGGAAGGCCTCATAATCTATTTTAAAATCTAGTTCTTTAATTTTTTTATATGATTTTGATACGTCTGTATCTGGCTCAAAATCAAACGGATTAATCTCTTTTTTGATGAGTTTAAAATTAGCTTCAAAAGAGATTTCCTTAAACTTGTCTTTTGGGTGTACACGTATGGTTTTAAAACCGTATCCGTTAATGGAGAATTCATTTTTGGCATTCAGTGAATTTTCAAAATCAACCGCTATGAACTGTTGTGATTCGTTTTCTTCCGGAACGACCGTAAATTGCCAATAGGCATCATGAACCCATTCTTGATAGGTGTTTTCAGCTTTATAAGTAATAGCGTATTCTAGAGACATGGTAGATGTGTAAACTGGTTAGGTATGATGAAGTATTATAAATGATTCTAATAGCTAAAAAACTCATTTTCCATTTTTTCGCTTATCTCGTAGAGGCTACCCAGTATTTCGTTTATAACAGATTGAATATCGTTTTCTATTTGCACAATACATTTGAACTCGTATTCTGCTCGGACCTTGCCCACTAAAAAAGCCGTTGAACCCCGTTCGTGTTTTTTGTCCGGACTCAATATCTTTATATGTTTACACACTTGGTTAAGACTGTTCATAATTGACCTTGGGCAATTAGGATTAAGAATCAAAAACTCCAAAGTAGATATACTAGTGGGGGTTTTTTTATAATATCTGCGCATCATATCATAAGATTCCGTGCACTTTAGAAGTGTGGTCCACTCAAAGC from Zobellia alginiliquefaciens includes:
- a CDS encoding transglutaminase-like domain-containing protein, which codes for MSLEYAITYKAENTYQEWVHDAYWQFTVVPEENESQQFIAVDFENSLNAKNEFSINGYGFKTIRVHPKDKFKEISFEANFKLIKKEINPFDFEPDTDVSKSYKKIKELDFKIDYEAFLKKTHYTLIPEEKTKLFEFDKEKSVFDNLLALNKYTYNFIQFNAEATDVHTTLSELLKIRQGVCQDFTHLFCALARANSIPARYVSGYLHQGNGYFGDSQMHAWAEAYVPFVGWIGLDPTNDILAGTNHIKVAHGKDYSDCSPLKGVVYTAGKNETAHSVQVSSQDQQ